In one Pungitius pungitius chromosome 13, fPunPun2.1, whole genome shotgun sequence genomic region, the following are encoded:
- the comtd1 gene encoding catechol O-methyltransferase domain-containing protein 1: MAKAINMICCMGLAAVLTGVGASAFSGKSHSGGKNNTVLQYVVNNSLREHPVLTKLRLRTLEDPWSRMMVASEQAQFMANLIRLINGTKAIEIGMYTGYNALSMALAMPQNGRVVACEIEDTYVDIAKPFFKEAGVEDKIDVRHEIAMKTLNELIAAGEAGTYDFVFIDADKFNYDRYYEKSLELIRAGGIIAVDNVLWSGKVVNPAPDDLTSQALDALNKKLHSDQRIDLSMLMVGDGLSICIKR, encoded by the exons atggcTAAAGCTATCAACATGATTTGTTGCATGGGTCTGGCTGCTGTACTAACCG GTGTGGGAGCGTCTGCCTTTTCGGGGAAGAGCCACAGCGGAGGGAAGAACAACACTGTGCTGCAGTACGTCGTTAACAACTCCCTGAGGGAGCACCCTGTGCTCACCAAACTCAGACTG aGAACTCTTGAAGACCCATGGAGTAGAATGATGGTTGCCAGTGAACAAGCCCAGTTCATGGCAAATCTCATTAGACTGATAAATGGGACCAAAGCTATTGAAATTG GAATGTACACAGGGTACAACGCACTGAGCATGGCTTTGGCCATGCCCCAGAACGGAAGAGTTGTAGCTTGTGAAATAGAAGACACCTATGTGGACATTGCCaagcccttttttaaagag GCTGGAGTTGAAGATAAGATAGATGTACGCCATGAAATAGCCATGAAGACACTGA ATGAACTGATAGCAGCCGGGGAAGCTGGAACATATGACTTTGTGTTCATCGATGCGGATAAGTTCAACTATGACAGATACTACGAAAAGTCCCTCGAGCTCATACGAGCAGGGGGCATCATTGCAGTTGACAAT GTGCTGTGGAGTGGGAAGGTCGTGAATCCTGCTCCCGATGACCTCACCTCCCAGGCTCTGGATGCCCTCAATAAGAAGCTACACAGCGACCAGAGGATTGACCTGAGCATGCTCATGGTGGGCGACGGGCTGTCGATTTGCATTAAACGCTAA
- the vdac2 gene encoding voltage-dependent anion-selective channel protein 2, with protein sequence MAVPPCYADLGKSAKDIFNKGYGFGLVKLDVKTKSASGVEFKTTGSSNTDTSKVAGNLETKYKRAEYGLTFTEKWNTDNTLGTEITIEDQIAKGLKLTFDTTFSPNTGKKSGKVKTAYKREYVNVGCDVDFDFAGPTIHGAAVVGYEGWLAGYQMSFDTAKSKMTQNNFAIGYKTGDFQLHTNVNDGAEFGGSIYQKVSDQLETSVNLAWTAGSNNTRFGIAAKYQLDKDASVSAKVNNNSLVGVGYTQTLRPGVKLTLSGLVDGKNINAGGHKLGLGLELEA encoded by the exons ATGGCTGTGCCTCCTTGCTATGCTGACCTGGGCAAATCTGCCAAGGACATCTTTAACAAAGGCTATG gatttGGTTTGGTAAAGCTTGATGTGAAGACGAAATCAGCCAGTGGAGTG GAATTCAAAACCACCGGTTCCTCCAACACTGATACCAGCAAAGTTGCGGGCAACCTGGAAACTAAGTACAAGAGGGCTGAATATGGCCTTACCTTCACTGAGAAGTGGAACACTGACAACACCTTGGGAACAGAAATCACTATTGAAGATCAG ATTGCCAAGGGACTGAAGTTGACTTTTGACACCACCTTCTCACCAAATACTGG CAAGAAGAGTGGCAAAGTTAAGACCGCCTACAAGCGCGAGTACGTTAACGTGGGCTGCGACGTCGACTTTGACTTCGCCGGCCCCACCATCCACGGCGCTGCCGTCGTCGGCTACGAGGGATGGCTCGCCGGTTACCAGATGAGCTTCGACACGGCCAAATCCAAGATGACCCAGAACAACTTTGCAATTGGCTACAAGACGGGAGACTTCCAGTTGCACACCAATGT CAATGACGGCGCAGAGTTTGGAGGCTCCATCTACCAGAAGGTGAGCGACCAATTGGAGACGTCGGTCAACCTGGCCTGGACCGCTGGCAGCAACAACACACGCTTCGGTATCGCCGCCAAATACCAGCTGGACAAGGACGCCTCCGTCAGC GCTAAAGTGAATAACAATAGCCTGGTTGGTGTTGGCTACACCCAGACTCTTAGACCAG GTGTGAAACTCACCCTGTCTGGCCTGGTCGATGGTAAGAACATCAACGCAGGAGGCCACAAGCTGGGTCTGGGCCTGGAACTGGAAGCCTAA
- the LOC119213927 gene encoding neurofilament light polypeptide yields the protein MFLFGGLTSTVHPQSWRSLHRQLTRHLFSTADSSVLHTAHMATALKRDRPAAPEIHPHSPTHSMASRYSSHHGTTRGLQREPSGRSPIGPPSGRRDEKQLMRGLNDRLAAFVEKVHHLEYQNHLLEREIGEIRGKAKPASVLEEEYGAELGKLRQLVRDITHQKHRIELEHRHLEEDVSILRGQHEREARGRSEAESHVAVLKRDINDAYRAKLQLDKKAQALVEEIHFLKENHEAEVSEMFDQIQKPRVTAKHLEFGDPGVTAALRDLRAQLEGQNVSGVQQMGESFKSQFARLTEAAERKREALKATQREIQENRRNLQAKDVELDCARGTREALENRLHDIEDRHQEEMIHYQNAIKDLENELINCKFDMSGYLREYHDLLNMKIALDVEIMSYRKLLCSEEARLSMMPDTHVSLPYIYHQSPVYTLPCLSRPGGPHGRAEPRYKFVEEIITETTREIEMSEFEETGSEDTEVEKDEQVCSKSEKGGSEEENDNKDHGEEESEQVPDSEQNQVASGVKVVNGESGKLDNGEKGQMSQESEETEAVVNEDPSHFGLDQNNQKEVLLSESLHHEENEQHQIIAENAEENQGAVTIVTPEKELHLKPEASAGDTLLKETDCKKADAEEEGSTSAHMNKPDDETLAKGSQEPDTTAELGTIQVQDEVRASETVEKTDFTEETKSTLSVKTDQISEKAQVSSSATWEREEEERSHADTKGISKSDAAQTEDEVAKGVREGSNKNQDEASSPKSDGKSLPDAADQKPDNGNETQTVQAVLQREQTTDNSGIKALHRGTAKGSRAQVSEWSEGSEKRTDPQE from the exons atgtttttgtttggggGACTGACATCAACAGTTCATCCGCAGAGTTGGCGCTCATTACACCGTCAGCTGACGCGACACCTtttcagcaccgcggacagctcCGTGCTGCACACCGCGCACATGGCGACGGCTTTAAAGAGAGACCGCCCCGCTGCACCGGAGATTCACCCGCACAGCCCGACCCACAGCATGGCGAGCAGGTACTCCTCCCATCACGGTACCACTCGAGGTCTACAACGCGAGCCCTCGGGCAGGAGCCCGATCGGCCCGCCGTCCGGGAGGCGTGACGAGAAACAATTGATGCGCGGCTTGAATGACCGTCTGGCGGCATTCGTCGAGAAGGTGCACCACCTGGAGTACCAGAATCACCTGCTGGAGAGAGAAATCGGGGAGATCAGAGGCAAAGCCAAGCCCGCCTCTGTATTGGAGGAGGAGTACGGAGCGGAGCTCGGGAAACTGAGACAGCTGGTTCGCGATATCACCCATCAGAAGCACCGGATCGAGCTCGAGCATCGGCATTTGGAGGAAGACGTGTCCATCTTGCGAGGGCAGCATGAGCGGGAGGCGCGTGGCCGATCGGAAGCAGAGAGCCACGTCGCGGTCCTCAAAAGGGACATCAACGACGCGTATCGGGCGAAGCTCCAGCTGGACAAGAAAGCGCAGGCTCTGGTGGAGGAAATCCACTTCCTGAAGGAGAACCACGAGGCCGAGGTGTCCGAGATGTTTGACCAAATCCAGAAGCCGCGAGTGACCGCGAAGCACCTGGAATTTGGCGACCCTGGCGTCACTGCGGCACTCCGGGACCTCCGGGCACAGCTGGAAGGTCAAAACGTGTCCGGCGTCCAGCAGATGGGAGAAAGCTTCAAATCGCAGTTTGCGAGATTGACGGAAGCGGCTGAGCGCAAGAGAGAAGCGTTGAAAGCGACCCAGCGGGAGATTCAGGAGAACAGGAGGAACCTGCAGGCCAAGGACGTGGAACTGGACTGCGCAAGAGGCACCCGGGAAGCCCTGGAGAACCGACTGCATGACATCGAGGATCGCCACCAGGAAGAAATGATTCATTACCAG AACGCAATCAAAGACCTTGAAAATGAGCTCATCAATTGCAAATTTGACATGTCCGGTTACCTGCGAGAATACCACGACCTGTTGAATATGAAGATCGCTTTGGATGTGGAAATAATGTCTTACAG GAAACTTCTGTGTAGTGAGGAGGCTCGGCTGTCCATGATGCCAGACACCCACGTGTCCCTTCCGTACATCTATCACCAGTCCCCCGTCTACACCCTGCCCTGCCTCAGCCGACCGGGAGGCCCGCACGGACGGGCCGAGCCCCGGTACAAGTTCGTGGAGGAGATCATAACGGAGACCACCAGGGAAATTGAGATGTCAGAATTTGAGGAGACCGGATCAGAGGATACAGAGGTGGAAAAAGATGAGCAGGTGTGTAGCAAAAGCGAGAAAGGGGGCAGTGAGGAAGAGAACGATAATAAAGACCACGGAGAGGAAGAAAGTGAGCAGGTGCCTGATAGTGAGCAGAATCAAGTAGCATCAGGAGTGAAAGTAGTGAACGGAGAATCTGGCAAGTtggataatggtgaaaaaggtcaaatgagTCAAGAGTCAGAGGAGACTGAAGCGGTTGTTAATGAGGATCCGTCTCATTTTGGCTTAGATCAAAACAATCAAAAAGAAGTTCTGTTAAGTGAGAGCCTTCATCACGAAGAAAATGAGCAGCATCAAATTATAGCGGAGAACGCAGAAGAGAACCAAGGTGCAGTGACAATAGTCACACCTGAGAAAGAGCTCCATTTAAAACCAGAAGCCTCTGCGGGGGATAcacttttgaaagaaacagatTGTAAAAAAGCAGATGCAGAGGAAGAGGGTTCGACCTCAGCTCACATGAATAAACCCGATGACGAGACCCTTGCCAAAGGGTCTCAAGAACCAGACACAACTGCAGAGCTCGGCACTATTCAAGTGCAAGATGAGGTTCGTGCTTCAGAGACAGTGGAGAAAACAGATTTCACAGAAGAGACAAAGAGCACTCTGTCTGTAAAGACAGACCAGATCTCAGAAAAAGCTCAAGTATCCTCCAGTGCAAcatgggagagggaggaagaggaaaggagtcACGCAGACACAAAGGGAATCAGTAAATCTGACGCTGCACAAACAGAGGATGAGGTGGCAAAAGGCGTTCGAGAGGGTAGCAATAAAAATCAAGACGAGGCATCTTCCCCTAAATCCGATGGGAAAAGTCTTCCTGATGCGGCGGATCAGAAGCCCGACAACGGGAATGAAACCCAAACAGTCCAAGCGGTGTTGCAGAGGGAGCAGACAACAGACAATTCAGGAATCAAAGCGCTGCATCGGGGTACAGCAAAGGGCAGCCGGGCTCAGGTATCAGAGTGGTCTGAAGGTTCAGAGAAAAGAACAGATCCTCAAGAATGA